Proteins co-encoded in one Granulicella cerasi genomic window:
- a CDS encoding glycoside hydrolase family 73 protein, which translates to MASAQQLANLQSVVPAAVDCARKYGVFASVTLAQWILESAWGLSKLATSCHNYFGVKWTQRSTPATYEEFPTYEFIAGKRTLVKAAFASYASADEAFTDHAKLLSSTQRYAAAMKAKTPAAFATALEAAGYSTNPDYAESLQELIRRYNLTQYDVPPATAAASTAA; encoded by the coding sequence ATGGCATCAGCACAGCAACTCGCGAACCTGCAGTCTGTTGTTCCCGCCGCTGTCGACTGCGCGCGCAAGTATGGCGTCTTCGCCTCTGTGACGCTTGCGCAGTGGATTCTCGAAAGTGCGTGGGGTCTGTCGAAACTGGCGACCTCATGCCACAACTACTTCGGCGTGAAGTGGACGCAGCGCAGTACGCCTGCGACGTATGAAGAGTTTCCGACATACGAGTTCATTGCTGGTAAGCGCACGTTGGTGAAAGCTGCCTTCGCAAGCTATGCCTCTGCCGATGAAGCATTCACCGATCACGCGAAGCTTCTCTCGTCCACGCAGCGTTACGCCGCAGCGATGAAGGCCAAGACACCCGCAGCGTTTGCGACAGCGCTCGAGGCGGCAGGCTACTCCACGAATCCCGACTACGCCGAGAGTCTGCAGGAGCTGATTCGCCGGTACAACCTCACGCAGTATGACGTGCCGCCTGCAACGGCTGCGGCCTCAACAGCTGCGTAA
- a CDS encoding phage virion morphogenesis protein: MKLTSTFGTDKVRQSLVDVRGAVADKTSLLKIFGELMRASIARTFRDEGSPAGSWPQLAASTLRSHRYKGFHKLLVLSGRLFGSISYTVDGNSLTVGTALAYASVHQYGSADRRGGSIGAQSRISGRSVTVGAYTRLRAIYYGTREVTLGSGRVVRVPVAMNAGKSGRKKVAYEGPRQLMDVRAHERFANIPARPFVVFRPEDPARLLEATQAYLAHRGGAQIVGGAA; the protein is encoded by the coding sequence ATGAAGCTGACCTCGACATTCGGAACGGACAAAGTACGCCAGTCGCTCGTCGACGTGCGCGGCGCTGTGGCCGACAAGACGTCGCTGCTGAAGATCTTCGGTGAGTTGATGCGCGCATCGATCGCTCGCACGTTCCGTGACGAAGGTTCGCCTGCGGGTTCGTGGCCCCAGCTCGCAGCATCCACGCTCCGCAGCCACCGCTACAAGGGCTTTCATAAGCTTCTCGTGCTGTCTGGCCGACTCTTTGGATCGATTAGTTACACCGTAGACGGCAACTCCCTGACGGTCGGCACCGCTCTTGCGTACGCCTCCGTGCATCAGTATGGCTCTGCAGACCGTCGAGGTGGTTCGATCGGAGCTCAGTCACGCATCTCTGGACGAAGCGTGACTGTAGGTGCTTACACGCGTCTCCGGGCAATCTACTACGGCACACGCGAGGTGACGCTAGGGAGTGGGCGTGTCGTGCGCGTTCCCGTAGCCATGAACGCTGGCAAGAGTGGTCGGAAGAAAGTCGCGTACGAAGGCCCGCGCCAGTTGATGGACGTTAGAGCTCACGAGCGTTTTGCAAATATCCCCGCGCGGCCTTTCGTCGTCTTTCGTCCCGAAGATCCTGCACGCCTGCTCGAGGCTACACAGGCATACCTCGCACACCGTGGCGGCGCGCAGATCGTCGGAGGTGCTGCATGA
- a CDS encoding DNA adenine methylase encodes MNAAFAWPGGKRALVPTLLKLLPSDHSLYCEVFAGSAKLLFAKEPSRREVINDLNGDVTNFFRVVKHAGCELAERLEAECIHSGRFRELREAAPPSCEIDRALRFAYLTWYSFSAKGEHFASNKIGGKQLRSLASIRITLQRVAERLASVQIEQRDFIEILQRFDSRDTLFYLDPPYVDFGSNGRYEALTVEQRSALFSTIAQLKGRALVSFDDHAEIRNLAKQHGLQMRSAAMRYSLGGGHRAKDAPELLLANYPLAA; translated from the coding sequence ATGAATGCTGCTTTCGCATGGCCGGGTGGAAAACGAGCCCTCGTGCCTACATTGCTCAAACTGCTGCCTAGCGACCACTCGCTCTATTGCGAGGTGTTCGCGGGCTCGGCCAAGCTCCTTTTCGCCAAGGAGCCTAGTCGACGCGAGGTCATCAACGATCTCAATGGCGACGTAACGAACTTCTTCCGCGTGGTGAAGCACGCGGGGTGCGAACTGGCCGAACGCTTGGAGGCTGAGTGCATCCATTCTGGCCGCTTCCGTGAGCTGCGCGAAGCTGCACCACCATCCTGTGAGATCGATCGCGCTCTCCGCTTTGCCTATCTGACCTGGTACAGCTTCAGTGCCAAGGGTGAGCACTTTGCCAGCAACAAGATCGGCGGCAAGCAGCTGCGATCACTAGCGAGTATTCGCATCACTCTGCAGCGCGTAGCCGAGCGTCTTGCCTCGGTGCAGATCGAGCAGCGCGACTTCATCGAGATACTGCAGCGATTCGATTCTCGCGACACCTTGTTTTATCTCGACCCGCCTTATGTGGACTTCGGTAGCAATGGGAGGTATGAGGCGCTGACTGTAGAGCAGCGCTCTGCATTGTTTTCCACGATCGCACAGCTCAAAGGGCGCGCGCTCGTGAGCTTTGACGATCACGCGGAGATCCGCAACCTTGCCAAACAACACGGACTCCAGATGCGTAGCGCTGCGATGCGCTACTCGCTTGGTGGGGGACACCGTGCCAAGGATGCACCCGAATTGCTACTCGCGAACTATCCTCTCGCTGCGTAG
- a CDS encoding phage protein Gp27 family protein: protein MAKSHPKTGDTRKTRQPLSIDRLTPDVHEAILGLRNRDGKTWEEIERFSAEPCGKGKLGFVQWTKQSADALQAFPHKRIPKSNLHRWYDIRIAQVQEQTLQASEQARVLAASFAKAAVDDGDEATINAIRDTLFSVLGEDMTTKGRERIAKSMLDLAQVQIKAKAAKLLERRVAVDEQSLQMKIDEFKRKTGQLLKDAEEKQGDAPVMTREQVLNRVKEIYGVGS from the coding sequence ATGGCGAAGTCTCATCCCAAGACTGGCGATACACGCAAGACGCGACAGCCGCTGTCCATTGATCGACTCACCCCAGATGTTCACGAGGCTATTCTCGGTCTTCGCAATCGTGACGGAAAGACGTGGGAGGAAATCGAGCGCTTCTCGGCCGAGCCGTGCGGCAAGGGCAAGCTTGGCTTCGTGCAATGGACGAAGCAGAGCGCAGATGCTCTGCAGGCTTTCCCGCACAAGCGCATCCCGAAGTCGAACCTGCACCGTTGGTATGACATCCGCATCGCTCAGGTGCAAGAGCAAACGTTGCAAGCGTCAGAGCAAGCGCGTGTGCTCGCAGCATCGTTTGCCAAGGCTGCAGTGGATGATGGCGACGAAGCGACGATCAACGCGATTCGTGACACTCTCTTCAGTGTTCTAGGCGAAGACATGACCACGAAGGGCCGCGAGCGAATCGCGAAGTCCATGCTCGATCTCGCCCAGGTGCAGATCAAGGCCAAAGCTGCAAAGCTTCTCGAGCGTCGTGTTGCTGTAGATGAGCAATCGCTGCAGATGAAGATCGACGAGTTCAAGCGTAAGACCGGTCAGCTGCTGAAGGACGCTGAGGAGAAGCAGGGCGATGCTCCTGTGATGACGCGTGAGCAGGTGCTGAACCGTGTGAAGGAGATTTATGGAGTCGGCTCCTAA
- a CDS encoding S24 family peptidase, which translates to MPVNKNERILARQNAIAIVAPKLKELRARLAYTQAQMATVAGVSHVQISRWEKGLDLPKAKALMAFGRIAPDDERVWWYEQAGVEPVQATADREIPVLKDAAAAGTPRAINDKEIDYTIKLPKNVIPAGGKLVGIPIEGDSMSPILETGYIAFIDATPRSLEKMAGKMVAARDSDGVTVKWLRKQSKDLYLLVPQHTSPRHQVQVVQKDGDWSIVGEVITWIGFPPPLRK; encoded by the coding sequence GTGCCAGTCAACAAAAATGAAAGAATTCTTGCGCGGCAAAATGCAATAGCCATAGTTGCGCCTAAATTGAAGGAATTACGAGCAAGGCTCGCCTACACACAGGCGCAGATGGCAACAGTCGCAGGCGTAAGCCACGTCCAGATATCGCGATGGGAAAAAGGGCTCGATCTACCTAAAGCCAAGGCACTTATGGCTTTCGGCAGAATTGCGCCTGATGACGAGCGCGTGTGGTGGTACGAGCAAGCGGGCGTCGAGCCTGTACAAGCAACGGCAGACCGCGAGATCCCGGTACTAAAGGACGCTGCAGCCGCAGGTACACCAAGGGCGATCAACGACAAGGAGATTGATTACACCATCAAGCTCCCGAAGAACGTCATCCCTGCTGGCGGCAAGCTGGTCGGAATCCCCATCGAAGGCGATTCGATGTCTCCAATCCTTGAAACCGGCTATATCGCCTTCATCGACGCAACGCCCAGGAGCTTAGAGAAGATGGCAGGCAAGATGGTGGCAGCGCGCGACTCGGACGGCGTCACAGTCAAATGGCTGCGTAAGCAATCGAAAGACCTCTATCTTCTCGTGCCGCAGCACACGTCCCCGCGCCACCAGGTGCAGGTAGTGCAAAAGGACGGCGATTGGAGCATCGTCGGAGAAGTCATCACTTGGATAGGATTCCCGCCACCATTGCGTAAATGA
- a CDS encoding major capsid protein has translation MYGANTGGGVVNVAMTGYAKGYTSPQLGLVVDILAPRVQVTKKSDNYLIFSRSNQMVRDTRRAPGAAAVQIAMDYSLDKYNCEAHAAEAKMPREKQGEAGQFGFSLMQKGTRDVMDTINRRREWEMIQVLKTGITNTSTPGSADLWDASTSDPIQQIANIKYEIKKSGVDANTLILSPDMLKAALENDAVIERFKYKDGGRVTIQQLATLFDVTTILEARSTAVDGANNADFLWKGLAACAYVQTVTNQDDLSAMKTFVDSTEGIDGYEILTWPDAHASKKTDWVSGEMAYDTKVTAQETIGVI, from the coding sequence ATGTACGGTGCAAACACAGGCGGAGGCGTCGTCAATGTAGCGATGACGGGCTATGCCAAAGGCTACACCTCTCCGCAGCTCGGCCTCGTCGTCGACATCCTGGCACCGCGCGTGCAGGTGACCAAGAAGTCTGACAATTACCTCATCTTCAGCCGCTCGAATCAGATGGTTCGCGACACGCGCCGTGCGCCTGGCGCAGCCGCCGTGCAGATCGCGATGGACTACTCCCTCGACAAGTACAACTGCGAAGCGCACGCAGCTGAGGCCAAGATGCCGCGCGAAAAGCAGGGCGAGGCTGGCCAGTTCGGTTTCTCGCTGATGCAGAAGGGCACGCGTGACGTGATGGATACCATCAACCGTCGCCGCGAATGGGAGATGATTCAGGTGCTCAAGACGGGCATCACGAATACCTCCACGCCTGGGTCTGCGGACTTGTGGGATGCTTCGACCTCCGACCCGATCCAGCAGATCGCAAACATCAAGTACGAGATCAAGAAGTCGGGAGTCGATGCCAACACGCTCATCCTCAGCCCTGACATGCTCAAGGCCGCTCTTGAGAATGACGCGGTGATTGAGCGCTTCAAGTACAAGGACGGCGGTCGCGTCACGATTCAGCAGCTCGCCACGCTGTTCGACGTCACCACAATCCTCGAAGCTCGTTCGACCGCAGTGGATGGAGCGAACAACGCTGACTTCCTCTGGAAGGGCCTCGCTGCCTGCGCGTATGTACAAACGGTCACCAACCAGGATGACCTCAGCGCCATGAAGACCTTCGTCGATTCGACCGAGGGTATCGATGGCTACGAGATCCTCACCTGGCCGGATGCGCACGCCTCGAAGAAGACTGACTGGGTCTCCGGCGAGATGGCGTATGACACGAAGGTCACTGCGCAGGAAACGATCGGCGTTATCTAG
- a CDS encoding DUF935 domain-containing protein codes for MADAPVLPGKEQIVTQDVLLQAQYAQWRNVAAFSGVKDPTSIWAMMVRGESSSIPFYRELEDKDDDVSAALDELKLSVLERDWTILPGDKTQAALDAAAFAKQQLELIDVDSSFDAMLDACAYGFTVQEMMFDTSEGQASIVSVDDCPQELFLFGDRFRPQTGPLQLLSSVGASSGQLVPEEKFLVFSYRGRSRSRVGRPLLQRAFWPSWIKRQILAFWLRAGEKANGMAITRYEESADDSRINLALEIAEALAQGVAFAAPEGMVIDTDLLKAAQAGKTDVYKELFLQMQYSIARAIKGETLTSMGSEGGHGSHTQGKTHQQTFDKRSISLAKKHARVVNMQYLRRLHLWNYGPNVAAPVFAWDTAEEEDLVQKGTLYSIAQRIGVPIGAAWAADQLQIPPVGEGDVPLVPNANAPTEAAPASVFSEADKTKVQIDLKDLDKLAAQLREESLSLFATRTKEIAERLS; via the coding sequence ATGGCTGACGCACCTGTACTACCAGGCAAAGAGCAAATCGTTACGCAAGACGTGTTGCTGCAGGCGCAATACGCGCAGTGGCGCAACGTCGCTGCGTTCTCCGGGGTCAAAGACCCTACGTCGATCTGGGCGATGATGGTGCGGGGTGAAAGTTCCAGCATCCCTTTCTATCGCGAACTCGAAGATAAGGACGATGACGTCAGTGCAGCACTAGACGAGCTGAAGCTCTCTGTGCTCGAGCGCGACTGGACAATCCTTCCAGGTGACAAGACGCAGGCCGCGCTCGACGCAGCCGCCTTCGCCAAGCAGCAGCTGGAGCTGATCGACGTCGATAGCTCCTTCGATGCGATGCTCGACGCCTGTGCCTACGGCTTCACCGTGCAGGAGATGATGTTCGACACCAGCGAGGGACAGGCTTCCATCGTCTCTGTGGACGACTGCCCGCAGGAGCTGTTTCTCTTCGGCGATCGCTTTCGTCCACAGACCGGCCCTTTGCAGCTGCTCTCGAGCGTGGGCGCGAGCTCCGGCCAGCTCGTCCCCGAAGAGAAGTTTCTTGTCTTCTCCTACCGTGGCCGTTCGCGATCGCGCGTTGGGCGTCCGCTGCTGCAGCGAGCGTTCTGGCCGAGCTGGATCAAGCGCCAGATCCTAGCATTCTGGTTGCGCGCAGGTGAGAAGGCGAATGGCATGGCGATCACGCGCTACGAAGAGAGCGCGGACGACAGCCGCATCAACCTTGCTCTGGAGATCGCAGAAGCCCTCGCCCAGGGCGTGGCCTTCGCCGCGCCTGAAGGCATGGTGATCGATACCGACCTGCTGAAGGCGGCACAGGCTGGCAAGACCGACGTCTACAAAGAGCTCTTCCTCCAGATGCAATACTCCATCGCTCGCGCCATCAAGGGTGAAACGCTCACCTCGATGGGTAGCGAAGGTGGTCACGGCTCGCATACGCAGGGGAAGACACATCAGCAGACCTTCGACAAGCGCTCTATCTCGCTGGCGAAGAAGCACGCGCGCGTCGTGAACATGCAGTACTTGCGTCGTCTTCATTTGTGGAACTACGGCCCGAACGTAGCCGCGCCCGTGTTTGCGTGGGATACAGCTGAGGAAGAAGACCTCGTGCAGAAGGGCACGCTCTATTCCATCGCGCAACGCATCGGCGTGCCGATCGGCGCGGCGTGGGCTGCAGACCAGTTGCAGATCCCGCCAGTGGGCGAAGGAGACGTGCCGCTGGTGCCGAACGCCAATGCACCCACCGAGGCCGCGCCCGCGAGCGTGTTCTCCGAGGCCGACAAAACGAAGGTGCAGATCGACCTCAAGGATCTGGATAAGCTCGCGGCCCAACTCCGCGAAGAGTCGCTCAGCCTCTTTGCGACACGCACCAAGGAAATTGCGGAACGTCTCTCGTGA
- a CDS encoding phage terminase large subunit family protein, translating into MESAPNELEVLPKALLLQYQRDWVNDPAPLKLWVKARQIGYSFTGTLGPTLDCLSRKTLWIFLSAGQRQSLELARKAKDHLDAMREIELAARNTTLVDERYGLVDGVEITQTVITVPHTGARMIFLPANPDTARGYSGNVMLDEFAFHKDAKKIYAAMYPSITRGYGIHIGSTPFGESGMFYDLATKKSSFSVHTTDIFRAVRDGLAHSVGMDDEAYIKMLRDGCPDEDIWDQEYCCKFISDATSYIPWELIQAAESIYATTELPLGFAAKGDLYLGVDIGRKKDLTAIVLLEKIGDVYWVRCIIRMRGKKFSEQRAVIEGLMRTLPIRRLCQDNTGIGMQLAEELQEKFGSRVEPVTFTTAVKEDLAVRARRFFEDRKVRTPDDRGLRSAVHAIRRIPTAAGHFRFDAERSDAGHADEFWALSLAMMAADGTPVSLGLRSGSHSTIRNMRGLNG; encoded by the coding sequence ATGGAGTCGGCTCCTAACGAACTCGAGGTACTACCGAAGGCATTGCTTCTGCAGTATCAGCGGGACTGGGTCAACGACCCCGCCCCGCTAAAGCTGTGGGTGAAGGCGCGACAGATCGGGTATTCCTTTACTGGCACGCTCGGCCCAACGCTAGACTGCCTCAGCCGCAAGACGCTCTGGATCTTCCTCTCTGCAGGTCAGCGTCAGAGCTTGGAACTCGCGCGCAAGGCCAAAGATCATCTCGACGCCATGCGCGAGATCGAGCTTGCTGCGAGGAATACTACTTTGGTCGACGAGCGTTATGGCCTTGTCGATGGCGTGGAGATCACGCAGACCGTCATCACCGTGCCGCATACCGGCGCACGCATGATCTTCCTGCCCGCGAATCCAGATACCGCACGCGGCTACTCGGGCAATGTCATGCTCGATGAGTTCGCCTTCCACAAGGATGCGAAGAAGATTTACGCAGCGATGTATCCCTCGATCACGCGAGGATACGGTATTCACATTGGCTCGACACCCTTCGGCGAGTCGGGTATGTTCTACGATCTCGCCACGAAGAAGAGCAGCTTCTCCGTGCATACGACCGACATCTTTCGCGCCGTGCGGGATGGCCTCGCTCACAGTGTCGGCATGGATGACGAGGCATATATCAAGATGCTTCGCGACGGCTGTCCCGATGAAGACATCTGGGATCAGGAATACTGCTGCAAGTTCATCTCTGATGCGACTAGCTACATTCCGTGGGAACTCATCCAGGCTGCCGAGTCTATCTATGCAACTACAGAGTTGCCCCTAGGCTTTGCAGCGAAGGGCGATCTTTACCTGGGCGTAGACATTGGCCGCAAGAAGGATCTGACTGCGATCGTTCTCCTGGAGAAGATTGGGGACGTGTACTGGGTACGTTGCATCATCCGTATGCGCGGGAAAAAGTTCTCCGAGCAGCGTGCAGTGATCGAGGGGCTGATGCGGACACTTCCGATCCGCAGGCTTTGCCAGGACAACACCGGCATCGGTATGCAGCTCGCCGAGGAGCTGCAGGAGAAGTTTGGATCGCGCGTTGAGCCTGTAACGTTCACGACCGCAGTGAAGGAAGACCTGGCTGTTCGTGCACGCCGCTTCTTCGAAGATCGCAAGGTGCGCACACCCGATGATCGCGGCCTGCGATCGGCAGTACACGCGATCCGTCGTATTCCCACCGCTGCTGGACACTTCCGCTTCGACGCAGAGCGTAGCGATGCGGGGCACGCTGACGAGTTCTGGGCGTTGTCTCTCGCCATGATGGCGGCTGATGGCACGCCGGTTTCCCTCGGCTTACGTTCTGGCTCGCATTCCACGATTCGCAACATGAGAGGGCTGAATGGCTGA
- a CDS encoding gp436 family protein, with protein sequence MAYATLADLTPGVIAGRTLVQLTDDLQTGKVNEDIVQEKLDEASGIVELHCRNRYKLPLQPTQELKGMTLAIAAKLLYGRRSGTVPQGVRDDYDDALKFLRDIAASKIGLDQPISQTEQTTAGRLAVSKKPRVFSGRNLDGLV encoded by the coding sequence ATGGCTTACGCGACCCTTGCCGATCTGACACCAGGCGTCATCGCTGGCCGCACGCTTGTGCAGCTTACCGATGACCTGCAGACCGGCAAGGTCAACGAGGACATCGTGCAGGAGAAGCTCGACGAGGCTTCGGGCATCGTCGAGCTTCACTGCCGCAATCGCTACAAGCTCCCGCTGCAGCCTACGCAGGAGCTGAAGGGCATGACCTTGGCGATTGCAGCCAAGCTGCTCTACGGGCGTCGCAGTGGCACCGTGCCGCAAGGCGTACGCGATGACTATGACGACGCGCTGAAGTTCCTGCGCGACATCGCTGCAAGCAAGATCGGACTTGACCAACCTATTTCGCAGACGGAGCAGACCACCGCTGGCCGCCTCGCTGTAAGCAAAAAGCCGCGCGTGTTTAGCGGACGGAACCTCGACGGACTCGTATGA
- a CDS encoding phage tail tube protein: protein MSVQMQKQTARNLVVSANSQAAYGGVLADAALLRRMSVDPSTAVTLTDSRYNDQGAAGHGTDFATGDIRTGWDSAATVKGMNGVDDWALGWMLAFIFGAETVTGAGPYTHAFQMANLTATMPCTTLYAEETADIKRKYPDMAAKTLQIDIPERGVIQGTLDMVGTGRVVPGAFSTALPAVPSPNYLLGSDVVVAIAYNGGQPVSYAGRQRGVSIKIDRQSSAFKASGDGLYAGSVQSGTPKFSIDLTLMADVTDDINAAFENFTPLSVTIGTRSTLARRLAINLPSARAKANKISNVEDKVAWALSFDEGTCLQVGNAPAISASIINDCAAYLVPA, encoded by the coding sequence ATGTCCGTCCAGATGCAAAAACAAACAGCACGCAACCTTGTTGTCAGTGCGAACTCGCAAGCCGCGTACGGCGGTGTTCTTGCGGATGCAGCGCTGCTGCGCCGTATGAGTGTTGATCCCAGCACGGCGGTGACGCTCACGGACTCGCGTTACAACGACCAGGGCGCTGCAGGCCACGGTACGGACTTCGCGACCGGTGACATTCGTACCGGTTGGGACTCTGCGGCCACCGTGAAGGGCATGAATGGCGTCGACGACTGGGCGCTGGGATGGATGCTTGCATTCATCTTCGGCGCGGAAACCGTCACCGGCGCTGGCCCTTACACCCACGCTTTCCAGATGGCGAACCTTACGGCCACGATGCCTTGCACGACGCTGTACGCGGAAGAGACTGCAGACATCAAGCGTAAGTATCCCGACATGGCTGCGAAGACGCTGCAGATCGACATACCCGAGCGTGGCGTGATTCAAGGCACGCTGGACATGGTGGGCACTGGGCGCGTTGTGCCGGGAGCATTCTCCACGGCTCTGCCTGCGGTGCCTTCACCGAACTACCTGCTTGGCTCTGACGTTGTGGTCGCCATCGCGTATAACGGCGGCCAGCCGGTATCTTACGCAGGCCGTCAGCGCGGCGTCTCGATCAAGATCGATCGACAGAGTTCCGCGTTCAAGGCTTCTGGCGATGGCCTCTATGCAGGCAGTGTGCAGTCGGGCACGCCTAAGTTCTCCATCGACCTGACGCTGATGGCTGATGTCACCGACGACATCAACGCAGCCTTCGAGAACTTCACGCCGTTGAGTGTCACGATTGGCACGCGTTCCACGCTGGCTCGCCGCCTCGCGATCAACCTTCCTTCGGCACGTGCGAAGGCGAACAAGATCTCGAACGTCGAGGACAAGGTCGCATGGGCGCTTTCCTTTGACGAAGGCACGTGCCTTCAGGTCGGCAATGCACCGGCGATCTCGGCGTCCATCATCAACGATTGCGCAGCGTACCTCGTACCCGCGTAA
- a CDS encoding phage head morphogenesis protein — MISLPHDHQIQLRVGDALARSMAASNVLGRLSVVTSVRQKSGKSVPVASSTRRRLDFAESDDLTIDANLRLPNDGAAEYIRNLTPVTRLLFDGLTSQYKKLAFTLAGTADTRLIEKVRDELAEAARDGSTSGTFQAAIDRITSAEGVEKLNAFTLDTAFNTAMARAHSAGRYEQLQDTTTKAILPYWQYMTVGDGRVRPEHAILDGFQALADDPVWLKIYPPNGFNCRCIVIGLLMSEVSDEARAGGGLERLPMLARLKVPQAGFEKSF; from the coding sequence GTGATCTCTCTGCCACACGATCATCAGATCCAGCTCCGCGTCGGTGATGCACTGGCGCGGAGCATGGCTGCGTCCAACGTGCTTGGTCGCCTGTCTGTGGTCACGTCTGTGCGTCAGAAGTCAGGCAAGTCCGTACCAGTCGCGTCCTCGACGCGTCGGCGTCTGGATTTCGCCGAGAGCGACGATCTTACGATCGATGCAAACCTTCGACTACCGAACGACGGAGCTGCTGAGTACATCCGCAATCTCACGCCGGTTACTCGCCTGTTGTTTGACGGACTGACATCGCAGTATAAGAAGCTCGCTTTCACTCTTGCAGGTACAGCAGACACGCGGCTCATCGAGAAGGTGCGTGATGAGCTGGCAGAGGCCGCGCGTGATGGAAGCACGAGCGGAACGTTCCAGGCTGCCATCGATCGCATAACGAGTGCGGAAGGCGTCGAGAAGCTCAATGCGTTCACGCTCGATACCGCCTTCAACACCGCGATGGCACGCGCGCACTCTGCTGGTCGCTATGAGCAGCTGCAAGACACGACGACGAAAGCCATCCTCCCATACTGGCAGTACATGACGGTGGGTGATGGTCGAGTGCGTCCAGAGCACGCAATCCTGGATGGCTTCCAAGCTCTCGCCGACGATCCTGTGTGGCTGAAGATTTACCCGCCTAACGGATTCAACTGCCGTTGCATCGTGATCGGTCTGCTGATGTCTGAAGTTAGTGATGAGGCTCGCGCCGGTGGCGGCCTCGAACGCCTGCCAATGTTGGCCCGTCTCAAGGTGCCGCAAGCTGGCTTCGAGAAATCGTTCTAA